The Kordia sp. SMS9 genome window below encodes:
- a CDS encoding transposase codes for MTDIVQKRGFLFSLAMKIQRISEFQHKFSFLSSVENFDAYYVRFLESDLGKIYTAIPWSDLVRYFDLKESSKGTKMSFSPQGRIALMFLKHYACCSDKRLIEQLNSNIDYQFFCDLHLGFDRITNYKIVSQIRCELSASLNIDVLQKCLYVHWSDYIENPNQLTVDATCYESELRYPSNQKLLWEAVNWMYKQLRKNAKVVGVKMIRSKYLKWKRRYHNFSKMRRKTKSKRKSLTRSLLGLLKKFIDFEAELRSYDHLRGSVQYYRRVATIKKVYSQQEYHFRTGNKIKDRIVSIAKDYLRPIVRGKEIKPVEFGAKVNKLQIDGISFIEHLSFHAFNEGTRLQATIYKAQDLTHRKTKIIGADAIYATNKNRNFVTKHKIKTDFKRKGRPPKDYKQEKKLKSLITKERATRLEGSFGKEKEYYHLKKIKAKTKLTETLWIFFGIHTANALEIGRRIYKKQQIAA; via the coding sequence ATGACCGATATTGTGCAAAAACGGGGTTTTCTTTTTTCTCTAGCTATGAAAATACAAAGAATTAGTGAGTTTCAGCACAAATTTTCCTTTTTATCTTCTGTTGAAAATTTTGATGCATATTATGTTCGATTTTTAGAGAGTGATCTTGGTAAGATTTACACTGCCATTCCTTGGTCTGATTTGGTTAGATACTTTGACCTTAAAGAATCTTCTAAAGGAACTAAAATGTCCTTTAGTCCACAAGGTCGGATTGCGCTGATGTTTTTAAAACATTATGCCTGTTGCAGTGATAAGCGACTTATAGAACAACTCAACAGTAATATTGATTATCAGTTTTTTTGTGATTTACATTTGGGTTTTGACCGTATCACTAATTATAAAATCGTAAGTCAAATACGATGTGAGCTATCTGCTAGCTTAAACATTGATGTATTGCAAAAATGTCTATATGTACACTGGTCTGATTATATTGAGAATCCTAATCAGCTTACCGTAGATGCCACTTGTTACGAGAGTGAACTGCGGTATCCTTCCAACCAAAAGCTACTATGGGAAGCTGTGAACTGGATGTATAAGCAACTCCGTAAAAATGCCAAGGTAGTGGGAGTAAAAATGATACGGAGCAAATACCTGAAATGGAAGCGACGCTATCACAATTTTAGCAAGATGCGTCGCAAGACCAAGTCAAAACGAAAATCACTAACACGTTCACTTTTAGGGTTATTAAAGAAGTTTATCGACTTTGAAGCTGAACTTCGTAGCTATGATCATCTACGAGGCAGTGTACAATACTATCGCAGAGTAGCTACAATCAAAAAAGTTTACTCTCAACAAGAATATCACTTCAGAACAGGTAATAAGATTAAAGACCGTATTGTAAGTATTGCAAAGGACTACTTACGACCTATCGTTCGAGGAAAAGAAATCAAACCCGTAGAGTTCGGAGCCAAAGTTAACAAACTACAAATCGATGGAATTAGCTTTATAGAACACCTAAGTTTTCATGCCTTCAATGAGGGAACGCGACTGCAAGCTACGATCTATAAAGCACAAGATCTTACCCATAGAAAAACCAAGATCATTGGAGCAGATGCTATATATGCCACAAACAAGAATAGAAACTTTGTCACAAAGCACAAGATTAAAACCGACTTCAAAAGAAAAGGAAGGCCTCCTAAAGACTACAAGCAAGAGAAAAAATTAAAGAGCTTAATCACAAAAGAAAGAGCTACGCGATTAGAAGGTAGCTTTGGCAAGGAAAAAGAGTATTATCATCTCAAAAAAATAAAAGCAAAAACAAAGCTTACAGAAACCCTGTGGATATTCTTTGGTATACATACCGCTAATGCCTTAGAAATCGGAAGAAGAATCTACAAAAAGCAACAAATAGCAGCATAA